The Bacteroidia bacterium genome window below encodes:
- a CDS encoding RsmB/NOP family class I SAM-dependent RNA methyltransferase has translation MYIHLMLIPDYLVQHSLKWFSVYQGINFPATDGFLKLREHPFPQNAAVCQAANPAYLCGMQSYPFPKAFIARLQAHFPDQAETILDAMQEPPVLSIRQNPLKGSACFESEEPVPWNPHGRYLQDRPPYVLDPLHHAGAYYVQEASSMLFANAIDFKPGMLMLDLCAAPGGKSTLLLSQLQPESLLISNELVHERAQVLKENLVRWGYPQVMVTNNRTDAFTAFNGIFDVVVVDAPCSGEGMFRKDSKAAELWSEGLVKRCAHDQREMLQHAVDLVKPGGMLIFSTCTFEAEENEANVQSLYEVFGNILQPALLPLQPDWGVKERLVETAQGGHPVYYCLPGLVRGEGMFISCFRKTGEGMMSRPRPKGRSLMALSSAEMETIQEYYSESEALSVVKEEDEAYALPAAFLPLVSQMWQKLKVLKPGLHLGSFKHGKFVPSHELAMSLSLSEKIPVVALDKEQSLKYLSRESFPLPDLGFKGWGIVRYEHLPLGWIKNLGNRFNIHFPAQYKIRLDVERYQEHLDDKRKG, from the coding sequence GATTATTTAGTACAGCACTCTTTAAAATGGTTTTCGGTTTACCAGGGTATCAATTTTCCGGCTACAGATGGTTTTTTAAAGCTCCGGGAGCATCCGTTCCCCCAGAATGCCGCTGTATGCCAGGCTGCCAATCCCGCTTACCTTTGCGGTATGCAATCCTACCCGTTTCCGAAGGCATTTATCGCCAGGCTGCAGGCACATTTCCCTGATCAGGCAGAAACCATTCTTGACGCCATGCAGGAACCCCCGGTCCTGTCCATCCGTCAGAATCCGCTGAAAGGAAGTGCGTGTTTCGAATCAGAAGAGCCGGTGCCCTGGAATCCGCATGGCCGCTATCTTCAGGACCGTCCACCGTATGTGCTCGATCCGCTGCACCATGCTGGAGCCTACTACGTGCAGGAGGCTTCATCCATGCTATTTGCCAATGCCATTGATTTTAAACCCGGAATGCTGATGCTGGATCTTTGCGCTGCCCCCGGAGGCAAAAGCACACTGCTCCTCTCGCAACTACAGCCCGAAAGCCTGCTCATAAGCAATGAACTGGTGCATGAGCGGGCGCAGGTGCTGAAGGAAAACCTGGTAAGATGGGGATATCCACAGGTGATGGTAACGAATAACCGCACGGACGCTTTTACAGCTTTCAATGGAATTTTTGACGTGGTAGTGGTGGATGCGCCCTGCAGCGGAGAAGGCATGTTCCGGAAAGACTCAAAGGCCGCAGAGCTTTGGAGTGAAGGCCTCGTGAAACGTTGTGCGCATGATCAGCGTGAAATGCTGCAACATGCCGTGGACCTGGTAAAACCTGGCGGAATGCTCATCTTTTCCACGTGTACTTTCGAGGCGGAAGAAAACGAGGCAAATGTGCAATCGCTGTACGAAGTATTCGGGAATATCCTCCAGCCTGCCTTGCTGCCACTACAACCCGACTGGGGCGTAAAAGAACGCCTGGTGGAAACCGCGCAGGGAGGGCATCCGGTATATTATTGCCTGCCTGGTCTGGTGCGGGGCGAAGGAATGTTCATTTCCTGTTTCCGCAAAACCGGAGAGGGAATGATGAGCCGGCCCCGCCCGAAAGGACGTTCATTGATGGCATTGTCTTCCGCTGAGATGGAGACCATACAGGAATATTATTCGGAATCAGAGGCACTGAGCGTTGTCAAAGAGGAAGATGAAGCTTATGCTTTGCCGGCAGCATTTCTCCCGCTGGTAAGCCAGATGTGGCAAAAGCTAAAAGTGCTGAAACCGGGCCTGCACCTGGGAAGCTTTAAACACGGCAAATTTGTACCTTCACATGAACTGGCCATGAGTTTATCGCTTTCAGAAAAAATACCGGTAGTTGCACTGGACAAAGAGCAATCATTAAAGTACCTGAGCCGCGAAAGCTTTCCGCTGCCTGACCTCGGCTTCAAAGGTTGGGGAATAGTGCGCTATGAACATTTGCCGCTCGGATGGATCAAAAATCTTGGCAACCGCTTCAATATTCATTTCCCTGCACAATACAAAATCCGGCTGGATGTGGAGCGGTATCAGGAGCATTTGGATGATAAAAGAAAAGGTTAA